In Nasonia vitripennis strain AsymCx chromosome 2, Nvit_psr_1.1, whole genome shotgun sequence, a genomic segment contains:
- the LOC100121605 gene encoding N-terminal Xaa-Pro-Lys N-methyltransferase 1-B yields the protein MEQQVCETPSILQQKEFYEDAAKYWDKIPATVDGMLGGFGFISQTDINGSKTFLKSLFQLPDQLSERKNALDCGAGIGRITGNLLTKFFDTVDLVEQNPKFLEQAKQYLKKSMGKVGEFHSVGLQHFCPEPKKYDLIWCQWVLGHLNNDHLIQFFQNCRKGLKSDGLMVVKENVTSSSTIEVDKEDSSITRPKDDLLKAFEKSGFKCIKESKQHNMPEGLYPVYMFALKPYDSEN from the exons ATGGAGCAGCAGGTCTGCGAAACGCCATCAATTTTGCAGCAGAAAGAGTTTTACGAAGATGCAGCGAAATATTGGGATAAAATACCGGCGACGGTGGACGGTATGCTAGGCGGTTTTGGTTTTATTTCGCAGACGGATATCAACGGCTCGAAGACGTTTCTGAAATCACTTTTCCAG TTGCCAGACCAGCTgtcagagagaaaaaacgctCTAGACTGTGGAGCTGGAATTGGCAGAATCACAGGGAACTTGCTCACCAAATTTTTTGATACTGTAGATCTGGTTGAACaaaatccaaaatttttgGAGCAAGCTAaacagtatttaaaaaaatcaatgggCAAGGTTGGAGAGTTTCATTCAGTGGGTTTGCAACATTTTTGCCCTGAGCCCAAaaagtatgatcttatttgGTGTCAGTGGGTCTTGGGTCATTTAAACAATGATCATCTGATACAATTTTTCCAAAACTGTCG CAAAGGATTAAAAAGTGATGGTCTTATGGTTGTCAAAGAAAATGTTACAAGCTCCAGCACGATAGAAGTTGATAAGGAAGATTCCTCAATTACTAGACCTAAAGATGATTTGTTGAAGGCATTTGAAAAATCAGGGTTCAAATGCATCAAGGAATCAAAACAACATAACATGCCAGAAGGCCTTTACCCTGTCTATATGTTTGCATTGAAACCCTATGATAGTGAGAATTGA
- the LOC100121622 gene encoding vacuolar protein sorting-associated protein VTA1 homolog isoform X1: protein MPGPDLPETPAPLKSVQPYLKTASEHDARDVVVSYWCRLYALQTGLKLSTKTGEETNFLLKLMDWLESTKKAHHENEAITNEVAAQAHLENWALKLFLYADKHDRASNFGKNVIQSFYTAGLLYDVLTTFGELSEEASQNKKYAKWKAAYIHNCLKNGQTPVPGPAKEDGDDNSNENVGSDLLDYDENADHENNDPGVQPSQPTLPAMPMQPPMMPTRPTQPTPPTTMGAYDFPSVPVKHEDNKDNENNERDENNEGVENNEEPAESGENKDDENNENLDNDENNENDESIENNENVETNENDENNESNENDESHENNDNNEEAAENEENQDDGKDEKSEPHPYNPAPTPTNPGNNRVTYDDKSIGIKSETGVELTVELSGKAQKYIKWAGSSLNYDDVPTAILNLKKALHLLTTGEDPA, encoded by the exons ATGCCTGGACCGGATCTTCCCGAAACACCAGCCCCTTTAAAGAGTGTTCAGCCTTATTTGAAAACTGCTAGTGAACACGACGCGCGAGATGTTGTTGTCAGCTACTGGT GTCGTTTGTACGCACTGCAGACTGGTCTCAAATTGTCTACCAAGACCGGTGAGGAGACAAACTTTCTTCTGAAATTGATGGACTGGTTGGAATCCACAAAGAAAGCACATCATGAAAATGAAGCAATCACGAATGAAGTAGCTGCACAGGCACACTTGGAAAATTGGGCCTTGAAACTTTTCTTGTATGCAGACAAGCATGACAGAGCATCCAATTTTGGTAAAAATGTTATACAGAGTTTCTACACCGCTGGCCTTTTGTATGATGTTCTTACAACCTTTGGAGAATTAAGCGAAGAGGCTTCACAAAATAAGAAGTATGCAAAGTGGAAGGCAGCCTATATTCATAACTGCTTGAAAAATGGTCAAACTCCAGTACCAGGTCCTGCTAAAGAAGATGGTGATGACAATTCTAATGAAAATGTTGGCAGTGATTTGC TGGATTATGACGAAAATGCAGATCATGAGAATAATG ATCCAGGAGTGCAGCCTAGTCAGCCAACATTACCTGCAATGCCGATGCAACCACCAATGATGCCTACCCGGCCCACGCAACCAACTCCACCTACCACTATGGGTGCTTATGATTTTCCCTCTGTACCAG TTAAGCATGAGGATAACAAAGATAATGAGAATAATGAGAGGGATGAAAATAATGAGGGCGTGGAAAATAATGAGGAACCTG CTGAAAGTGGCGAAAATAAGGATGACGAAAATAACGAAAACCTTGACAACGACGAAAATAACGAAAACGACGAATCTATCGAAAATAACGAAAATGTTGAAACGAATGAAAAcgatgaaaataatgaaagcaATGAAAATGATGAAAGTCATGAAAATAACGATAATAACGAAGAAGCTG CTGAAAATGAGGAAAATCAAGATGATGGAAAAGATGAAAAATCTg AGCCGCATCCATACAATCCAGCTCCGACACCGACAAATCCCGGAAATAACAGAGTCACTTACGATGATAAATCTATTGGTATAAAGTCCGAAA CTGGAGTAGAATTGACTGTTGAACTGTCAGGAAAAGCGCAAAAGTACATCAAGTGGGCCGGAAGTTCATTAAATTATGACGACGTTCCGACAGCAATTTTGAACTTGAAAAAGGCTCTCCACCTCTTGACCACTGGAGAAGATCCTGCCTGA
- the LOC100121622 gene encoding vacuolar protein sorting-associated protein VTA1 homolog isoform X5: MPGPDLPETPAPLKSVQPYLKTASEHDARDVVVSYWCRLYALQTGLKLSTKTGEETNFLLKLMDWLESTKKAHHENEAITNEVAAQAHLENWALKLFLYADKHDRASNFGKNVIQSFYTAGLLYDVLTTFGELSEEASQNKKYAKWKAAYIHNCLKNGQTPVPGPAKEDGDDNSNENVGSDLLDYDENADHENNDPGVQPSQPTLPAMPMQPPMMPTRPTQPTPPTTMGAYDFPSVPVKHEDNKDNENNERDENNEGVENNEEPEPHPYNPAPTPTNPGNNRVTYDDKSIGIKSETGVELTVELSGKAQKYIKWAGSSLNYDDVPTAILNLKKALHLLTTGEDPA, from the exons ATGCCTGGACCGGATCTTCCCGAAACACCAGCCCCTTTAAAGAGTGTTCAGCCTTATTTGAAAACTGCTAGTGAACACGACGCGCGAGATGTTGTTGTCAGCTACTGGT GTCGTTTGTACGCACTGCAGACTGGTCTCAAATTGTCTACCAAGACCGGTGAGGAGACAAACTTTCTTCTGAAATTGATGGACTGGTTGGAATCCACAAAGAAAGCACATCATGAAAATGAAGCAATCACGAATGAAGTAGCTGCACAGGCACACTTGGAAAATTGGGCCTTGAAACTTTTCTTGTATGCAGACAAGCATGACAGAGCATCCAATTTTGGTAAAAATGTTATACAGAGTTTCTACACCGCTGGCCTTTTGTATGATGTTCTTACAACCTTTGGAGAATTAAGCGAAGAGGCTTCACAAAATAAGAAGTATGCAAAGTGGAAGGCAGCCTATATTCATAACTGCTTGAAAAATGGTCAAACTCCAGTACCAGGTCCTGCTAAAGAAGATGGTGATGACAATTCTAATGAAAATGTTGGCAGTGATTTGC TGGATTATGACGAAAATGCAGATCATGAGAATAATG ATCCAGGAGTGCAGCCTAGTCAGCCAACATTACCTGCAATGCCGATGCAACCACCAATGATGCCTACCCGGCCCACGCAACCAACTCCACCTACCACTATGGGTGCTTATGATTTTCCCTCTGTACCAG TTAAGCATGAGGATAACAAAGATAATGAGAATAATGAGAGGGATGAAAATAATGAGGGCGTGGAAAATAATGAGGAACCTG AGCCGCATCCATACAATCCAGCTCCGACACCGACAAATCCCGGAAATAACAGAGTCACTTACGATGATAAATCTATTGGTATAAAGTCCGAAA CTGGAGTAGAATTGACTGTTGAACTGTCAGGAAAAGCGCAAAAGTACATCAAGTGGGCCGGAAGTTCATTAAATTATGACGACGTTCCGACAGCAATTTTGAACTTGAAAAAGGCTCTCCACCTCTTGACCACTGGAGAAGATCCTGCCTGA
- the LOC100121659 gene encoding synaptic vesicle 2-related protein isoform X1, with amino-acid sequence MTNTRGQKSSEPYQELDEVQGAELNHAINTAVRNNMPSDIGLDRSMELTSVAVVPDDTFTVGQAINMLGFGRFQVKLSLFTGLCWMADSMEMTILSILSPTLHCDWGISRYQQALTTTVVFLGMMLSSTFWSNLSDRYGRKQALTLCGVLLFYYGFLSSFAPNFLWILLLRGLVGFAIGCVPQSVTLYAEFLPAEQRAKCVILLDCFWALGACFEVALALVVMPNLGWRWLLALSTIPLFLFSVITPWLPESASFDMMRGRTDKAMSTLERIARENGKPMPLGRLVLDRVYPTSKGKLIDLLSKDMYKTSVLLWLVWMASAFCYYGVVLMTTELFDTSADQCGEQAEERIQERQCLINCQLSRSDYMDLLWTTLAEFPGIFSTIYVIEKVGRKRTMAFQLVMFACVILFLGQACRLSRFILTVGLFLARGLIAGVFQAAYVYTPELYPTYLRSTGVSACSAMARLGAMITPYIAQILLRWSVPTAMGTYAITALCAAFAIIALPAEIRKPRA; translated from the exons ATGACTAACACAAGAGGGCAAAAATCCTCCGAGCCCTATCAGGAGCTGGACGAAGTTCAAGGTGCTGAGCTCAATCATGCTATCAACACGGCGGTTCGAAATAACATGCCCAGTGACATTGGCCTTGATAGGTCAATGGAGCTCACCTCCGTGGCTGTTGTTCCAGATG ACACATTCACTGTGGGACAAGCCATAAATATGCTAGGCTTTGGAAGGTTTCAAGTTAAACTATCTTTATTTACTGGACTTTGCTGGATGGCAGACAGCATGGAAATGACAATACTCAGTATTCTTAGTCCAACATTACACTGTGATTGGGGAATATCTAGGTATCAACAAGCACTTACCACAACA GTGGTATTTCTGGGAATGATGCTCAGTTCAACATTTTGGAGCAACCTGAGTGACCGCTATGGTAGAAAGCAAGCTCTGACTTTATGTGGAGTTTTGTTATTTTACTATGGATTTCTAAGTTCTTTTGCACCCAACTTTCTCTGGATCCTGTTGCTACGTGGACTTGTGGGTTTTGCCATTGGCTGTGTTCCTCAATC AGTAACTTTGTATGCTGAGTTTCTGCCTGCAGAACAACGGGCGAAATGCGTGATTCTTTTGGAC TGTTTTTGGGCTCTTGGTGCTTGCTTCGAGGTTGCTTTGGCATTGGTTGTAATGCCGAATCTCGGATGGCGGTGGCTCTTAGCGCTTTCGACGATACCTCTGTTTTTATTCTCCGTGATTACGCCG TGGTTACCAGAGTCGGCTTCGTTTGATATGATGAGAGGACGCACTGACAAAGCGATGTCAACTTTGGAAAGAATAGCGCGTGAAAATGGGAAACCCATGCCTCTAGGACGTTTGGTTCTTGATCGGGTTTACCCGACAAGCAAAGGAAAACTCATTGATCTTTTAAGCAAAGACATGTACAAAACGTCAGTTTTACTTTGGCTCGTGTG GATGGCTAGCGCATTTTGTTACTATGGTGTGGTGTTAATGACGACGGAGCTTTTCGACACGTCCGCCGACCAATGTGGTGAACAGGCTGAGGAGCGCATCCAAGAACGTCAATGCCTCATAAACTGTCAATTGAGTCGAAGCGACTACATGGATCTGTTATGGACGACTCTCGCCGAATTTCCCGGCATTTTTTCTACGATCTACGTGATCGAGAAGGTCGGTCGAAAACGGACCATGGCCTTCCAACTGGTAATGTTTGCTTGCGTCATCCTATTTCTCGGACAGGCATGTCGTCTGAGTCGATTCATCCTAACCGTTGGGTTGTTTCTCGCGCGAGGCCTCATTGCTGGAGTCTTCCAGGCGGCTTACGTCTACACGCCTGAGCTTTACCCTACGTACCTGAGGAGCACTGGAGTCAGCGCGTGCAGTGCTATGGCCAGACTCGGGGCTATGATCACTCCATACATCGCGCAGATTTTATTAAGGTGGTCCGTACCCACGGCTATGGGTACATACGCCATCACGGCTTTATGCGCAGCCTTTGCTATTATCGCACTACCCGCGGAAATCAGAAAACCTCGAGCGTAA
- the LOC100121622 gene encoding vacuolar protein sorting-associated protein VTA1 homolog isoform X3 has protein sequence MPGPDLPETPAPLKSVQPYLKTASEHDARDVVVSYWCRLYALQTGLKLSTKTGEETNFLLKLMDWLESTKKAHHENEAITNEVAAQAHLENWALKLFLYADKHDRASNFGKNVIQSFYTAGLLYDVLTTFGELSEEASQNKKYAKWKAAYIHNCLKNGQTPVPGPAKEDGDDNSNENVGSDLLDYDENADHENNDPGVQPSQPTLPAMPMQPPMMPTRPTQPTPPTTMGAYDFPSVPVKHEDNKDNENNERDENNEGVENNEEPAESGENKDDENNENLDNDENNENDESIENNENVETNENDENNESNENDESHENNDNNEEAEPHPYNPAPTPTNPGNNRVTYDDKSIGIKSETGVELTVELSGKAQKYIKWAGSSLNYDDVPTAILNLKKALHLLTTGEDPA, from the exons ATGCCTGGACCGGATCTTCCCGAAACACCAGCCCCTTTAAAGAGTGTTCAGCCTTATTTGAAAACTGCTAGTGAACACGACGCGCGAGATGTTGTTGTCAGCTACTGGT GTCGTTTGTACGCACTGCAGACTGGTCTCAAATTGTCTACCAAGACCGGTGAGGAGACAAACTTTCTTCTGAAATTGATGGACTGGTTGGAATCCACAAAGAAAGCACATCATGAAAATGAAGCAATCACGAATGAAGTAGCTGCACAGGCACACTTGGAAAATTGGGCCTTGAAACTTTTCTTGTATGCAGACAAGCATGACAGAGCATCCAATTTTGGTAAAAATGTTATACAGAGTTTCTACACCGCTGGCCTTTTGTATGATGTTCTTACAACCTTTGGAGAATTAAGCGAAGAGGCTTCACAAAATAAGAAGTATGCAAAGTGGAAGGCAGCCTATATTCATAACTGCTTGAAAAATGGTCAAACTCCAGTACCAGGTCCTGCTAAAGAAGATGGTGATGACAATTCTAATGAAAATGTTGGCAGTGATTTGC TGGATTATGACGAAAATGCAGATCATGAGAATAATG ATCCAGGAGTGCAGCCTAGTCAGCCAACATTACCTGCAATGCCGATGCAACCACCAATGATGCCTACCCGGCCCACGCAACCAACTCCACCTACCACTATGGGTGCTTATGATTTTCCCTCTGTACCAG TTAAGCATGAGGATAACAAAGATAATGAGAATAATGAGAGGGATGAAAATAATGAGGGCGTGGAAAATAATGAGGAACCTG CTGAAAGTGGCGAAAATAAGGATGACGAAAATAACGAAAACCTTGACAACGACGAAAATAACGAAAACGACGAATCTATCGAAAATAACGAAAATGTTGAAACGAATGAAAAcgatgaaaataatgaaagcaATGAAAATGATGAAAGTCATGAAAATAACGATAATAACGAAGAAGCTG AGCCGCATCCATACAATCCAGCTCCGACACCGACAAATCCCGGAAATAACAGAGTCACTTACGATGATAAATCTATTGGTATAAAGTCCGAAA CTGGAGTAGAATTGACTGTTGAACTGTCAGGAAAAGCGCAAAAGTACATCAAGTGGGCCGGAAGTTCATTAAATTATGACGACGTTCCGACAGCAATTTTGAACTTGAAAAAGGCTCTCCACCTCTTGACCACTGGAGAAGATCCTGCCTGA
- the LOC100121622 gene encoding vacuolar protein sorting-associated protein VTA1 homolog isoform X2, whose translation MPGPDLPETPAPLKSVQPYLKTASEHDARDVVVSYWCRLYALQTGLKLSTKTGEETNFLLKLMDWLESTKKAHHENEAITNEVAAQAHLENWALKLFLYADKHDRASNFGKNVIQSFYTAGLLYDVLTTFGELSEEASQNKKYAKWKAAYIHNCLKNGQTPVPGPAKEDGDDNSNENVGSDLHPGVQPSQPTLPAMPMQPPMMPTRPTQPTPPTTMGAYDFPSVPVKHEDNKDNENNERDENNEGVENNEEPAESGENKDDENNENLDNDENNENDESIENNENVETNENDENNESNENDESHENNDNNEEAAENEENQDDGKDEKSEPHPYNPAPTPTNPGNNRVTYDDKSIGIKSETGVELTVELSGKAQKYIKWAGSSLNYDDVPTAILNLKKALHLLTTGEDPA comes from the exons ATGCCTGGACCGGATCTTCCCGAAACACCAGCCCCTTTAAAGAGTGTTCAGCCTTATTTGAAAACTGCTAGTGAACACGACGCGCGAGATGTTGTTGTCAGCTACTGGT GTCGTTTGTACGCACTGCAGACTGGTCTCAAATTGTCTACCAAGACCGGTGAGGAGACAAACTTTCTTCTGAAATTGATGGACTGGTTGGAATCCACAAAGAAAGCACATCATGAAAATGAAGCAATCACGAATGAAGTAGCTGCACAGGCACACTTGGAAAATTGGGCCTTGAAACTTTTCTTGTATGCAGACAAGCATGACAGAGCATCCAATTTTGGTAAAAATGTTATACAGAGTTTCTACACCGCTGGCCTTTTGTATGATGTTCTTACAACCTTTGGAGAATTAAGCGAAGAGGCTTCACAAAATAAGAAGTATGCAAAGTGGAAGGCAGCCTATATTCATAACTGCTTGAAAAATGGTCAAACTCCAGTACCAGGTCCTGCTAAAGAAGATGGTGATGACAATTCTAATGAAAATGTTGGCAGTGATTTGC ATCCAGGAGTGCAGCCTAGTCAGCCAACATTACCTGCAATGCCGATGCAACCACCAATGATGCCTACCCGGCCCACGCAACCAACTCCACCTACCACTATGGGTGCTTATGATTTTCCCTCTGTACCAG TTAAGCATGAGGATAACAAAGATAATGAGAATAATGAGAGGGATGAAAATAATGAGGGCGTGGAAAATAATGAGGAACCTG CTGAAAGTGGCGAAAATAAGGATGACGAAAATAACGAAAACCTTGACAACGACGAAAATAACGAAAACGACGAATCTATCGAAAATAACGAAAATGTTGAAACGAATGAAAAcgatgaaaataatgaaagcaATGAAAATGATGAAAGTCATGAAAATAACGATAATAACGAAGAAGCTG CTGAAAATGAGGAAAATCAAGATGATGGAAAAGATGAAAAATCTg AGCCGCATCCATACAATCCAGCTCCGACACCGACAAATCCCGGAAATAACAGAGTCACTTACGATGATAAATCTATTGGTATAAAGTCCGAAA CTGGAGTAGAATTGACTGTTGAACTGTCAGGAAAAGCGCAAAAGTACATCAAGTGGGCCGGAAGTTCATTAAATTATGACGACGTTCCGACAGCAATTTTGAACTTGAAAAAGGCTCTCCACCTCTTGACCACTGGAGAAGATCCTGCCTGA
- the LOC100121642 gene encoding transmembrane protein 35A, with product MGSVVLKSLSVLLGIFFVFVGIMKLTSYISKDLHKDLRKEYVKYAKVFPLANAMDFKVPSKWYRRVVGTLELVCGAAMAIIPNYKIKNASNGVLLLLMLLAVYSHYMVNDKFERIAPALVFFFMLTGRLVIDWQLRRKNNQAATANGVDEKTKKQD from the exons ATGGGCTCGGTAGTGCTCAAGTCGCTCTCGGTGCTTCTGGGTATATTCTTCGTCTTCGTCGGCATCATGAAGCTAACCTCGTACATCAGCAAGGACCTGCACAAGGACCTG AGGAAGGAGTATGTCAAGTACGCGAAAGTTTTCCCGCTGGCGAACGCGATGGACTTCAAGGTGCCGAGCAAGTGGTACCGGCGGGTCGTCGGTACGCTCGAGCTCGTCTGCGGAGCGGCCATGGCGATTATACCCAATT acaaaattaaaaacgccTCCAACGGAGTCCTCCTTCTGCTGATGTTACTAGCGGTTTACTCCCATTACATGGTCAACGACAAATTCGAGAGGATTGCACCTGCACTG GTATTTTTCTTCATGCTGACGGGCCGTCTGGTTATAGACTGGCAGCTGCGACGGAAAAACAATCAGGCTGCGACGGCCAACGGCGTGGATGAGAAAACGAAGAAGCAAGACTGA
- the LOC100121659 gene encoding synaptic vesicle 2-related protein isoform X2 — protein MLGFGRFQVKLSLFTGLCWMADSMEMTILSILSPTLHCDWGISRYQQALTTTVVFLGMMLSSTFWSNLSDRYGRKQALTLCGVLLFYYGFLSSFAPNFLWILLLRGLVGFAIGCVPQSVTLYAEFLPAEQRAKCVILLDCFWALGACFEVALALVVMPNLGWRWLLALSTIPLFLFSVITPWLPESASFDMMRGRTDKAMSTLERIARENGKPMPLGRLVLDRVYPTSKGKLIDLLSKDMYKTSVLLWLVWMASAFCYYGVVLMTTELFDTSADQCGEQAEERIQERQCLINCQLSRSDYMDLLWTTLAEFPGIFSTIYVIEKVGRKRTMAFQLVMFACVILFLGQACRLSRFILTVGLFLARGLIAGVFQAAYVYTPELYPTYLRSTGVSACSAMARLGAMITPYIAQILLRWSVPTAMGTYAITALCAAFAIIALPAEIRKPRA, from the exons ATGCTAGGCTTTGGAAGGTTTCAAGTTAAACTATCTTTATTTACTGGACTTTGCTGGATGGCAGACAGCATGGAAATGACAATACTCAGTATTCTTAGTCCAACATTACACTGTGATTGGGGAATATCTAGGTATCAACAAGCACTTACCACAACA GTGGTATTTCTGGGAATGATGCTCAGTTCAACATTTTGGAGCAACCTGAGTGACCGCTATGGTAGAAAGCAAGCTCTGACTTTATGTGGAGTTTTGTTATTTTACTATGGATTTCTAAGTTCTTTTGCACCCAACTTTCTCTGGATCCTGTTGCTACGTGGACTTGTGGGTTTTGCCATTGGCTGTGTTCCTCAATC AGTAACTTTGTATGCTGAGTTTCTGCCTGCAGAACAACGGGCGAAATGCGTGATTCTTTTGGAC TGTTTTTGGGCTCTTGGTGCTTGCTTCGAGGTTGCTTTGGCATTGGTTGTAATGCCGAATCTCGGATGGCGGTGGCTCTTAGCGCTTTCGACGATACCTCTGTTTTTATTCTCCGTGATTACGCCG TGGTTACCAGAGTCGGCTTCGTTTGATATGATGAGAGGACGCACTGACAAAGCGATGTCAACTTTGGAAAGAATAGCGCGTGAAAATGGGAAACCCATGCCTCTAGGACGTTTGGTTCTTGATCGGGTTTACCCGACAAGCAAAGGAAAACTCATTGATCTTTTAAGCAAAGACATGTACAAAACGTCAGTTTTACTTTGGCTCGTGTG GATGGCTAGCGCATTTTGTTACTATGGTGTGGTGTTAATGACGACGGAGCTTTTCGACACGTCCGCCGACCAATGTGGTGAACAGGCTGAGGAGCGCATCCAAGAACGTCAATGCCTCATAAACTGTCAATTGAGTCGAAGCGACTACATGGATCTGTTATGGACGACTCTCGCCGAATTTCCCGGCATTTTTTCTACGATCTACGTGATCGAGAAGGTCGGTCGAAAACGGACCATGGCCTTCCAACTGGTAATGTTTGCTTGCGTCATCCTATTTCTCGGACAGGCATGTCGTCTGAGTCGATTCATCCTAACCGTTGGGTTGTTTCTCGCGCGAGGCCTCATTGCTGGAGTCTTCCAGGCGGCTTACGTCTACACGCCTGAGCTTTACCCTACGTACCTGAGGAGCACTGGAGTCAGCGCGTGCAGTGCTATGGCCAGACTCGGGGCTATGATCACTCCATACATCGCGCAGATTTTATTAAGGTGGTCCGTACCCACGGCTATGGGTACATACGCCATCACGGCTTTATGCGCAGCCTTTGCTATTATCGCACTACCCGCGGAAATCAGAAAACCTCGAGCGTAA
- the LOC100121622 gene encoding vacuolar protein sorting-associated protein VTA1 homolog isoform X4, translated as MPGPDLPETPAPLKSVQPYLKTASEHDARDVVVSYWCRLYALQTGLKLSTKTGEETNFLLKLMDWLESTKKAHHENEAITNEVAAQAHLENWALKLFLYADKHDRASNFGKNVIQSFYTAGLLYDVLTTFGELSEEASQNKKYAKWKAAYIHNCLKNGQTPVPGPAKEDGDDNSNENVGSDLLDYDENADHENNDPGVQPSQPTLPAMPMQPPMMPTRPTQPTPPTTMGAYDFPSVPVKHEDNKDNENNERDENNEGVENNEEPAENEENQDDGKDEKSEPHPYNPAPTPTNPGNNRVTYDDKSIGIKSETGVELTVELSGKAQKYIKWAGSSLNYDDVPTAILNLKKALHLLTTGEDPA; from the exons ATGCCTGGACCGGATCTTCCCGAAACACCAGCCCCTTTAAAGAGTGTTCAGCCTTATTTGAAAACTGCTAGTGAACACGACGCGCGAGATGTTGTTGTCAGCTACTGGT GTCGTTTGTACGCACTGCAGACTGGTCTCAAATTGTCTACCAAGACCGGTGAGGAGACAAACTTTCTTCTGAAATTGATGGACTGGTTGGAATCCACAAAGAAAGCACATCATGAAAATGAAGCAATCACGAATGAAGTAGCTGCACAGGCACACTTGGAAAATTGGGCCTTGAAACTTTTCTTGTATGCAGACAAGCATGACAGAGCATCCAATTTTGGTAAAAATGTTATACAGAGTTTCTACACCGCTGGCCTTTTGTATGATGTTCTTACAACCTTTGGAGAATTAAGCGAAGAGGCTTCACAAAATAAGAAGTATGCAAAGTGGAAGGCAGCCTATATTCATAACTGCTTGAAAAATGGTCAAACTCCAGTACCAGGTCCTGCTAAAGAAGATGGTGATGACAATTCTAATGAAAATGTTGGCAGTGATTTGC TGGATTATGACGAAAATGCAGATCATGAGAATAATG ATCCAGGAGTGCAGCCTAGTCAGCCAACATTACCTGCAATGCCGATGCAACCACCAATGATGCCTACCCGGCCCACGCAACCAACTCCACCTACCACTATGGGTGCTTATGATTTTCCCTCTGTACCAG TTAAGCATGAGGATAACAAAGATAATGAGAATAATGAGAGGGATGAAAATAATGAGGGCGTGGAAAATAATGAGGAACCTG CTGAAAATGAGGAAAATCAAGATGATGGAAAAGATGAAAAATCTg AGCCGCATCCATACAATCCAGCTCCGACACCGACAAATCCCGGAAATAACAGAGTCACTTACGATGATAAATCTATTGGTATAAAGTCCGAAA CTGGAGTAGAATTGACTGTTGAACTGTCAGGAAAAGCGCAAAAGTACATCAAGTGGGCCGGAAGTTCATTAAATTATGACGACGTTCCGACAGCAATTTTGAACTTGAAAAAGGCTCTCCACCTCTTGACCACTGGAGAAGATCCTGCCTGA